In the Kaistella sp. 97-N-M2 genome, one interval contains:
- a CDS encoding right-handed parallel beta-helix repeat-containing protein, whose translation MTKISRKLNLIILLFIISNVNAQVFSNKNVPENILKTYRTQRCDDKVDSQILTSATDIIKYLPQGFSQKGDIDYTDYLQKGIDNHSVVLLPNFPIAVNPNGIKLKSNSKVIFQTNTLLKLLPNNKNTYHILLIDGVKNIDIYNANIEGDRDQHLDTQGEWGMGIWIKHSENINLYSPKVTNCWGDGIYIGNQKNITSKNIFINYAFVDNNRRNGISIISGENITIKNAIVSNTNGTEPEAGVDIEPNTNNDDVKNIIIENLYTFNNAKRGLLMVFDNLIGDKQKNINVLVNKHKDYGSDIALEFFVDRGFKKIPDNKLSGNIIVNDLNYQNNSKAPIATNPGKRSNVNLGLKNVVFVDKKNKKYKLTTKKNKELSESLKKGEKLIISGL comes from the coding sequence ATGACTAAAATATCACGTAAATTAAATCTTATAATATTATTATTTATTATAAGTAATGTAAATGCTCAAGTTTTTAGCAATAAGAATGTACCGGAAAATATATTAAAAACATATCGCACTCAGCGCTGTGATGATAAAGTAGATTCCCAAATTCTTACTTCCGCAACGGATATTATTAAATATTTGCCTCAGGGATTTTCTCAAAAAGGAGACATCGATTATACCGATTATCTCCAAAAGGGGATTGATAACCATAGCGTGGTGCTTCTTCCTAATTTTCCAATTGCAGTAAACCCTAATGGAATTAAACTAAAAAGTAATTCAAAGGTGATTTTCCAAACCAATACATTACTAAAGCTTTTGCCCAATAATAAAAACACCTACCATATTCTTCTTATTGATGGAGTGAAAAATATTGATATTTATAATGCTAATATTGAAGGAGACAGAGACCAACATCTTGATACACAAGGAGAGTGGGGCATGGGAATTTGGATCAAGCATAGTGAAAATATCAACTTATATTCCCCCAAAGTAACGAACTGCTGGGGAGATGGAATCTACATCGGAAATCAAAAAAATATAACCTCCAAAAACATATTCATCAATTACGCATTCGTTGACAATAATAGGAGAAATGGAATATCAATTATAAGCGGGGAAAATATTACCATAAAAAATGCAATTGTATCCAATACCAATGGAACTGAACCAGAAGCTGGAGTAGATATTGAACCTAATACGAATAACGATGATGTTAAAAATATCATTATAGAAAACCTGTACACTTTCAACAATGCCAAAAGAGGTTTATTAATGGTTTTTGATAATTTAATCGGTGATAAACAAAAAAATATTAATGTGCTAGTCAATAAACATAAAGATTATGGCTCAGATATCGCCTTAGAATTTTTCGTTGATCGTGGTTTCAAAAAAATTCCAGATAATAAATTATCCGGAAACATTATCGTCAATGATCTGAATTATCAAAATAACTCAAAAGCTCCTATAGCTACCAATCCAGGTAAAAGAAGCAACGTTAATTTAGGTTTGAAAAACGTTGTTTTTGTCGACAAAAAAAACAAGAAATATAAATTGACCACCAAAAAAAATAAAGAGCTTTCAGAATCTTTAAAAAAAGGTGAGAAATTAATAATCAGTGGCTTATGA
- a CDS encoding glycosyltransferase family 4 protein, which yields MNIIFLEAVQDHGGARKSTIELAKRLDSETGINTLIVDFYGSNIDFIKDVEQSTVQCRILDKRDQPFIIQDKNKLKELSNYLTFFAERKKLQEKLQKIIDDFKPDFFIVNNSKTLSLIPESANYKKVLFARGWFIPSQISLKDKYVYKKADIFMAVSQSTRQALFSGKMAPLDKIYVVKNGIDLNKPIFKEPKEKNETLTIIHSGSFIAEKGHHITLGVSKKLKELGVPHKIYLTGKVHEADGSPGYFQEIKKQIVDFQLEDYIEIIANTNNILPYMKEACLFLLPSDTEGLPRVIMEAMALRTLVIANAVGGVTDYVLDGFTGFIADFNNIDHYVELIQDVLNHPERKNQILENAFALIQKCYSPDSQVREMKRVLNENMKS from the coding sequence ATGAACATTATTTTTTTAGAAGCTGTACAAGACCACGGAGGCGCGAGGAAAAGCACAATTGAACTTGCCAAAAGATTAGATTCCGAAACGGGAATCAATACTTTAATCGTAGATTTCTATGGGTCTAACATAGATTTTATTAAAGATGTTGAACAAAGTACGGTGCAATGTCGAATCTTGGACAAACGAGATCAACCTTTTATTATTCAAGATAAAAATAAGTTAAAAGAACTCTCAAATTATCTCACTTTTTTTGCTGAAAGGAAGAAGTTACAAGAAAAACTACAGAAGATTATTGATGATTTTAAACCTGATTTTTTTATCGTAAATAATTCCAAAACCTTGTCTTTAATACCTGAAAGTGCAAACTACAAAAAAGTTCTCTTTGCACGGGGGTGGTTTATCCCTTCACAAATTTCTTTGAAGGATAAATACGTTTACAAGAAAGCAGACATTTTTATGGCGGTTTCGCAATCTACACGACAAGCACTATTTAGTGGGAAAATGGCTCCTCTTGATAAAATTTATGTAGTTAAGAACGGAATCGATCTTAATAAACCTATTTTTAAAGAACCTAAAGAAAAGAATGAAACCCTCACCATTATCCACAGTGGAAGTTTTATTGCTGAAAAAGGTCATCATATCACCCTCGGCGTTTCCAAAAAACTAAAAGAACTCGGTGTCCCACATAAAATTTATCTTACCGGAAAAGTTCATGAAGCAGATGGCTCACCAGGATATTTTCAGGAAATAAAAAAACAAATCGTAGATTTTCAGTTAGAAGATTACATTGAAATTATTGCTAATACCAATAACATTCTTCCATACATGAAAGAAGCATGTCTATTTTTGCTTCCTTCTGATACTGAGGGTTTACCGAGAGTAATAATGGAAGCAATGGCATTGAGAACTTTAGTAATTGCCAATGCCGTTGGAGGAGTTACCGATTATGTTTTGGATGGATTTACAGGGTTTATTGCAGATTTTAATAATATTGATCATTATGTAGAATTAATTCAAGATGTTTTGAATCATCCTGAAAGAAAAAATCAGATTTTAGAAAATGCGTTTGCATTGATACAAAAATGCTATTCGCCAGATTCACAAGTGAGGGAAATGAAAAGGGTATTGAATGAAAATATGAAATCGTAA
- a CDS encoding glycosyltransferase family A protein: MKVSVVIPMYNAEKTILNVLDSVQNQTFSPHEIVIVNDGSTDRSLQIVQKYKEENKNIPIQLIHKKNGGVSSARNLGMEVAQGDWIALLDSDDIWHMDKLQIMSKYFDSGFSLLAHNFTLKPFEQLSKNPKEKIIFLKDILLRNCMVTPSIIMKKSLDFKFEENMKYAEDHDLWLRIIDKEKKALFVYLPLVKLDRAVLSSGGASSNIWRMRKGEIRMYIKYFRNKSQYLFLLPFFITFSLLKFILTVLKIKFLKSGN, from the coding sequence ATGAAAGTGTCGGTAGTAATCCCAATGTATAATGCGGAAAAAACAATTCTTAATGTTTTAGATTCTGTACAGAATCAGACTTTTTCGCCGCACGAAATTGTGATTGTGAATGATGGAAGTACTGATCGATCATTGCAAATCGTTCAGAAATACAAAGAAGAAAATAAAAATATTCCTATCCAATTAATACACAAAAAAAACGGAGGAGTTTCTTCAGCAAGAAACCTCGGAATGGAAGTAGCTCAAGGTGATTGGATCGCACTTTTGGATTCCGATGATATATGGCATATGGATAAATTGCAAATAATGTCAAAGTATTTTGATTCGGGGTTTTCCTTATTAGCTCATAATTTTACACTCAAACCGTTTGAGCAACTATCAAAAAATCCCAAAGAGAAAATTATATTTTTAAAAGATATACTTCTTCGAAATTGCATGGTAACGCCTTCAATTATCATGAAAAAATCTCTTGATTTTAAGTTTGAGGAAAATATGAAGTATGCGGAAGACCACGATCTATGGTTGAGAATCATCGATAAAGAAAAGAAGGCTCTTTTTGTATATCTACCATTGGTGAAACTAGATCGAGCGGTTCTGTCTTCTGGTGGAGCAAGTTCAAATATTTGGAGAATGCGAAAAGGTGAAATAAGAATGTATATAAAATACTTTAGGAATAAATCGCAATATCTGTTTCTTTTGCCATTTTTTATTACTTTTTCATTGCTTAAATTCATTTTAACCGTCTTGAAAATTAAGTTTCTAAAGAGTGGAAATTAA
- a CDS encoding glycosyltransferase, which translates to MTVSASIVLYKSDFNEIKKITLDILKYQENTVFYLVDNSPKNTLHTLAELHPNIQYIHLPNNPGFGAAHNIAFKKAIENHSRYHFVINPDVLLHEDVVSPMIECMEKNPQIGMMMPQILNEDGTVQNLPKLLPSPFSVFMRKFKKPKFYYEKFINNYELRNVKKDVIYNAPILSGCFTLFRMSAVEEVGFYDDRFFMYFEDWDLSRRMHLKYKTVYFPKVSIVHGYESGANKDKRLFKIFVKSAIHYFSKWGGIFDKERSRINKVTLQQFK; encoded by the coding sequence ATGACAGTTTCCGCATCGATAGTATTATATAAAAGTGATTTTAATGAAATAAAAAAAATAACACTTGATATCTTGAAATATCAAGAAAACACGGTATTTTATTTGGTAGATAATTCTCCAAAAAATACCCTCCATACTTTAGCCGAACTTCATCCAAACATTCAATATATACATTTACCAAACAATCCGGGTTTTGGTGCGGCTCATAATATTGCCTTTAAGAAAGCTATTGAGAATCATAGTAGATATCATTTTGTAATTAATCCTGATGTTCTACTTCATGAAGATGTTGTGAGCCCAATGATAGAATGCATGGAGAAAAACCCACAAATTGGTATGATGATGCCACAAATTCTGAATGAAGATGGTACCGTACAGAATTTACCAAAATTACTTCCTTCACCGTTTTCTGTTTTCATGAGAAAATTTAAAAAACCTAAATTCTATTATGAAAAGTTTATTAATAATTATGAGCTAAGGAATGTAAAGAAAGATGTTATATACAATGCGCCCATTTTATCGGGGTGTTTTACTCTTTTTAGAATGTCGGCTGTGGAAGAAGTTGGTTTTTATGATGATCGTTTTTTTATGTATTTCGAAGATTGGGATTTATCAAGAAGAATGCATTTGAAATATAAAACAGTTTATTTTCCGAAAGTTTCTATAGTTCATGGTTATGAATCTGGAGCAAATAAAGATAAAAGGCTTTTCAAAATTTTTGTAAAATCTGCTATTCATTATTTCAGTAAATGGGGTGGTATTTTTGATAAGGAGAGAAGTAGAATTAATAAAGTTACATTACAGCAATTCAAATGA
- a CDS encoding NAD-dependent epimerase/dehydratase family protein — protein MKIIITGATGFVGSNLSKYLEDKGNIVGKLSLRNPEFTLNKNADVIIHLAGKAHDTANTSADDEYFKVNRDLTIKLFDEFLNSEIKDFIFFSSVKATADTIEGILHENHPSDPKTPYGKSKFEAENYLFSKQLRENKRLFIIRPCMIHGPGNKGNLNLLYQMIRKGLPWPLAAFENKRSFLSIDNLSFLVSEIIEKKSLPSGVYNFADDQAISTNQLVNLISAGLGKKTKMWTLPKSIILALSKGGDVLKLPLNTERLSKLTDNYVVSNEKIKKALNIESLPLTTEEGIIKTLKSFKK, from the coding sequence ATGAAAATTATCATCACCGGAGCAACAGGATTTGTAGGTTCTAATCTTTCAAAATATTTGGAAGACAAAGGAAATATTGTTGGAAAACTTTCTTTGAGAAATCCAGAATTCACTTTAAATAAAAATGCGGATGTGATCATTCATCTCGCAGGAAAAGCTCATGATACTGCGAATACTTCCGCTGATGATGAATATTTCAAAGTCAATAGAGACTTAACGATCAAACTTTTTGATGAATTTTTAAATTCAGAAATAAAAGACTTTATTTTCTTCAGCAGCGTAAAGGCCACCGCAGATACTATTGAAGGGATTTTGCACGAAAACCACCCTTCTGATCCGAAAACGCCTTACGGAAAAAGTAAATTTGAAGCTGAAAATTACTTATTTTCAAAGCAATTACGGGAAAACAAAAGACTTTTTATCATTCGTCCCTGCATGATCCATGGTCCCGGAAATAAAGGTAATCTTAACCTTCTTTACCAAATGATACGGAAAGGGCTGCCCTGGCCCCTGGCAGCATTCGAAAATAAACGTTCTTTTTTAAGCATCGACAATCTTAGTTTTTTGGTGTCCGAAATTATTGAGAAAAAATCATTACCTTCAGGAGTGTACAATTTTGCCGATGATCAGGCAATTTCAACCAACCAATTGGTCAATTTAATCAGTGCGGGCCTGGGTAAAAAAACAAAAATGTGGACTTTACCAAAAAGTATTATTCTTGCTCTCTCAAAAGGAGGGGATGTTTTAAAGCTTCCGCTGAATACCGAGCGATTGAGCAAGTTAACAGACAATTATGTAGTATCCAACGAAAAAATAAAGAAAGCCTTGAATATAGAAAGTCTGCCATTAACCACCGAAGAAGGAATTATAAAAACCCTCAAAAGTTTTAAAAAATAA
- a CDS encoding glycosyltransferase family 4 protein, which translates to MEYLIITAAFFLMMLIYFRIADRFNIIDKPNHRSAHTEVTIRGAGIIIPIAYLLFIGSLIFSRDHKINEADGSPNFLIFGLGLLLICIISFMDDLMDLSTKIRLVFHFISVSLLLYFINAFQLFPIWSIPICYILIIGILNAYNFMDGINGMSGLFSLVILGSLLYVNHYVVTFVGDNFIIYPLLAALVFLFFNFRLKAKCFLGDIGSMALAFWIVALLAMLMLKTWQIKWILFLSVYGIETIFTILERLKLKENIFTAHRRHLYQLLVNDKKLSHLYVSTTYASLQIFINALIITLKWPNWVCLLVLLFPLAIIYILIKLKIKRRI; encoded by the coding sequence ATGGAGTATCTGATTATTACCGCTGCCTTCTTCCTCATGATGTTGATTTATTTCCGGATCGCCGATCGGTTCAACATTATTGATAAACCCAATCACCGCAGTGCACACACAGAGGTTACCATTCGGGGTGCCGGAATTATTATCCCTATAGCGTATTTACTTTTCATAGGGAGTTTGATCTTCAGCAGGGATCATAAGATAAATGAAGCAGACGGAAGTCCAAATTTTCTGATTTTTGGTCTCGGCCTCCTGCTGATCTGCATCATCAGTTTTATGGATGATCTTATGGATTTGTCCACCAAAATCAGGTTGGTTTTTCATTTTATATCGGTCTCCCTCTTACTCTACTTTATAAACGCTTTTCAGCTGTTTCCAATTTGGTCGATACCCATTTGTTACATCTTGATCATTGGCATTCTGAACGCTTATAATTTTATGGACGGCATCAATGGTATGTCCGGCTTATTTAGTCTCGTCATCCTTGGTTCCTTATTATATGTAAATCACTATGTGGTGACATTTGTTGGGGATAATTTTATTATCTATCCTTTGCTCGCAGCTTTAGTTTTTCTCTTTTTTAATTTTAGGCTCAAAGCAAAATGCTTCCTCGGTGATATCGGCAGTATGGCCCTTGCTTTTTGGATTGTGGCGCTCTTGGCAATGCTAATGTTGAAAACATGGCAAATAAAATGGATTTTGTTCCTCTCCGTCTACGGCATCGAAACCATATTTACTATTCTGGAAAGATTAAAGTTGAAAGAAAATATTTTTACTGCCCATCGCCGGCATCTTTACCAATTATTGGTAAACGATAAAAAACTTTCGCATTTATATGTCAGTACAACCTATGCGAGCCTTCAGATCTTTATTAACGCACTGATCATCACGCTGAAGTGGCCCAACTGGGTATGTCTTCTCGTACTTTTGTTCCCTTTGGCAATAATTTATATACTGATCAAATTAAAGATAAAAAGACGAATTTAA
- the rfbC gene encoding dTDP-4-dehydrorhamnose 3,5-epimerase gives MKIKGTPLKDCYIIEPTIFEDARGYFYEKFNEKKFEELTGMNGHFVQDNISKSSYGVLRGLHLQKGEHAQAKLVSCIKGKVLDVAVDLRRNSPTFGEWFGVELSEENKTQLYVPRGFAHGFSTLSEEVIFAYKCDNYFKDGAEGSVIWNDPDLKIDWKLPTEDIILSEKDRALPFFKENNF, from the coding sequence ATGAAAATTAAAGGAACTCCGCTCAAAGACTGTTACATTATAGAACCTACTATTTTTGAGGACGCCCGTGGCTATTTCTATGAAAAATTTAACGAGAAAAAATTCGAAGAACTTACGGGAATGAACGGTCATTTTGTGCAGGACAATATTTCGAAATCATCCTATGGAGTCTTACGTGGACTGCATTTGCAAAAAGGCGAACATGCCCAAGCGAAATTAGTTTCGTGTATAAAGGGTAAGGTTTTGGACGTGGCAGTAGACTTGCGCCGGAATTCGCCCACCTTCGGCGAATGGTTTGGTGTAGAACTGTCAGAAGAGAATAAAACACAATTGTATGTTCCCCGAGGTTTTGCACATGGTTTCTCAACACTGAGTGAGGAAGTAATTTTCGCGTACAAATGCGACAATTATTTTAAGGACGGAGCGGAAGGCAGTGTAATCTGGAATGATCCCGATCTAAAAATCGACTGGAAACTTCCTACGGAAGATATAATTCTTTCAGAAAAGGACAGGGCGCTTCCTTTTTTTAAAGAAAATAATTTTTAG
- a CDS encoding sugar transferase: protein MYRNLLKRLFDFSVSLLGLVLLSPLLFLATFALFFSNRGKPFFFQKRPGKDGELFNIIKFKTMNDKSDTEGNLLPDSARVTKVGAFVRKTSIDEIPQLINVLKGEMSLVGPRPLLPDYLHLYNNFQKRRNLVRPGITGWAQVNGRNTISWDQKFKFDVWYVDNLNFKLDMKILLLTVKKVFCSEGITQEGHVTSDEFKGNFL, encoded by the coding sequence ATGTACAGAAACCTCTTAAAAAGATTATTTGATTTTAGCGTATCTTTGCTTGGCTTGGTGCTTTTGAGCCCATTGTTATTTCTGGCTACTTTTGCTTTGTTTTTTTCTAACCGCGGCAAGCCGTTCTTTTTTCAGAAAAGACCGGGAAAAGACGGCGAACTTTTTAATATCATTAAATTTAAAACCATGAACGACAAAAGCGACACGGAGGGTAATCTGTTGCCAGATTCCGCGCGCGTCACAAAAGTGGGAGCTTTCGTAAGAAAAACTTCAATAGACGAAATCCCACAACTTATTAATGTCTTAAAAGGCGAAATGTCTCTGGTAGGCCCGAGACCTCTACTTCCGGATTACTTACACCTTTACAATAATTTTCAAAAAAGGAGAAATCTGGTACGCCCTGGAATTACTGGCTGGGCGCAGGTCAACGGCAGGAATACCATCAGTTGGGATCAAAAATTTAAGTTTGATGTCTGGTACGTAGATAATTTAAATTTTAAGCTCGACATGAAAATACTGCTTTTGACAGTAAAAAAAGTCTTTTGCTCCGAGGGAATAACTCAGGAAGGGCACGTAACGTCGGATGAATTTAAAGGTAATTTTTTATGA
- a CDS encoding acetyltransferase, which produces MILFGASGHSKVVLDILISNGFSVDLIIDDDPQTKHLFGIAVSPNHISDFQQEALIAIGNNSDRKKIVEKYPFHYIRGIHADASVSKYAKVGSGTVIMAQAAVNPDAEIGMHCIINTGAVVEHDCKIADFVHISPNASLAGNVSVEEGVHIGIGASVIQGITIGKWATVGAGSVIIKNVPDYATVVGNPGIIIKNKI; this is translated from the coding sequence ATGATTCTTTTTGGCGCGAGCGGACATAGCAAAGTAGTTCTTGATATCCTTATTTCCAATGGGTTTTCGGTAGATCTGATCATCGACGATGACCCGCAGACAAAACATTTATTTGGCATAGCGGTTTCCCCTAATCATATTTCCGATTTTCAGCAGGAAGCACTTATCGCCATTGGAAATAATTCTGACAGAAAAAAAATCGTAGAAAAGTATCCGTTCCATTACATTCGGGGAATTCATGCGGATGCAAGTGTCTCCAAATATGCAAAAGTAGGGAGTGGCACTGTCATAATGGCCCAAGCAGCGGTTAATCCCGATGCCGAAATTGGTATGCACTGCATCATCAATACCGGCGCGGTAGTGGAGCACGACTGTAAAATTGCCGATTTTGTACATATTTCTCCTAACGCCTCGTTGGCCGGAAATGTTTCCGTTGAAGAAGGGGTGCATATCGGAATTGGCGCCTCAGTCATTCAAGGAATCACAATCGGTAAATGGGCAACGGTTGGCGCCGGCTCTGTAATTATCAAAAACGTCCCCGACTACGCCACTGTTGTGGGTAATCCTGGAATAATAATAAAAAATAAAATATAA
- a CDS encoding DegT/DnrJ/EryC1/StrS aminotransferase family protein, protein MHNKIWLSSPHMGGTELNFIHEAFEQNWVAPLGPNVNNFENDLKQYLDHHVEVAALSSGTAALHLALIVIGVQPEDEVICQTFTFSASANPIAYLGAKPVFVDSEKNTWNMDPEYLEAAIKDRIAQGKKPKAIIVVHLYGMPAKMDDIVEISDRYKIPLIEDAAEALGSTYKGQKCGTFGEMSVLSFNGNKIITTSGGGALVCRTKEAKEKSIFLSTQARDQAPHYQHSEIGYNYRMSNISAGIGRGQMEVLDKRIAARRNNNLFYQDIFREIEGVKVFKEPNDDYFSNHWLSAIEIDPNTAGFCRQELHTALKKENIESRPLWKPMHLQPVFENTPYYGENVAEELFNNGLCLPSGSSLTDEDRERIKKVVAENF, encoded by the coding sequence ATGCACAATAAAATATGGCTTTCTTCCCCCCATATGGGTGGTACTGAATTAAATTTTATTCACGAAGCCTTCGAGCAAAATTGGGTTGCTCCTCTTGGTCCTAACGTTAATAACTTCGAGAACGACTTAAAACAATATTTAGATCATCATGTAGAAGTGGCGGCTCTAAGTTCTGGCACTGCCGCACTGCACTTGGCTTTAATAGTCATAGGAGTACAACCTGAAGATGAGGTGATCTGTCAGACTTTTACTTTTTCGGCCTCAGCGAATCCTATTGCTTATCTGGGAGCTAAGCCGGTTTTTGTAGACAGTGAAAAAAATACCTGGAATATGGATCCTGAATATTTAGAAGCTGCAATTAAAGACAGAATTGCTCAAGGCAAAAAACCGAAAGCTATTATTGTCGTCCACCTTTATGGGATGCCTGCTAAAATGGACGACATAGTTGAAATTTCCGACCGATATAAAATTCCATTAATAGAGGACGCTGCAGAGGCTTTGGGCTCTACCTATAAAGGTCAAAAATGTGGAACCTTTGGCGAAATGTCTGTTTTAAGTTTTAACGGCAACAAAATCATCACTACCTCGGGGGGTGGTGCTTTGGTATGCAGAACGAAAGAAGCAAAAGAGAAATCTATCTTCCTTTCTACACAGGCCAGAGACCAGGCGCCTCATTATCAACACTCTGAAATTGGCTATAATTATCGCATGAGCAATATTTCTGCTGGAATCGGGAGAGGCCAAATGGAAGTGCTAGATAAAAGAATAGCAGCAAGAAGAAATAATAACCTCTTTTACCAGGATATTTTCCGAGAGATTGAGGGTGTTAAAGTATTTAAAGAACCAAATGATGATTACTTTTCAAATCACTGGCTCTCAGCGATTGAAATTGATCCAAACACAGCAGGTTTTTGTAGACAAGAGTTGCATACGGCTCTAAAAAAAGAAAACATCGAATCCCGCCCTTTATGGAAGCCGATGCACCTGCAGCCCGTTTTCGAGAATACGCCTTATTACGGCGAAAACGTAGCAGAAGAACTTTTCAATAACGGTTTGTGTTTGCCTTCCGGTTCCAGCCTCACCGATGAGGACCGTGAAAGAATCAAAAAAGTTGTGGCGGAAAACTTTTAG
- a CDS encoding Gfo/Idh/MocA family protein: protein MGEKINIAILGYGHIGKKHAEMVAQNPNFELIALIDSKFAAEDTQNFSVPVFKSLQEFLGQEFSVDLIAVCTPNGLHFDQAKTIIESGISVIIEKPITLHSDEAIALESLAAEKKVHIFPVMQNRFSPPAVWLKSLLENDLLGKIFMVQISCYWNRNDGYYTKESWRGTKALDGGTLFTQFSHYLDIMYWLFGDITNIKSKFADFNHSELTEFEDSGIITFEFASGGIGSFNFSTSVWNENLESSLTIIAEKGSVKVGGQYMNEVEKCIIKDYILPVLPETSHPNDYGSFKGSAQNHHYLYQNVVDFLRFGKEIQTTTCDSIKVLKIIENIYSAKN from the coding sequence ATGGGAGAAAAAATAAATATAGCAATTCTAGGTTACGGTCATATCGGGAAAAAACATGCCGAAATGGTTGCCCAAAACCCGAACTTTGAACTGATTGCCTTAATCGATTCGAAATTTGCGGCGGAAGACACGCAGAATTTCTCCGTTCCCGTTTTTAAATCCTTGCAGGAATTTTTGGGTCAGGAATTTTCCGTCGATCTTATTGCCGTTTGTACGCCAAATGGATTGCATTTTGACCAGGCAAAAACGATCATCGAAAGCGGAATAAGTGTGATCATCGAAAAACCCATTACGCTTCATTCAGATGAAGCCATTGCCCTGGAAAGTTTAGCGGCTGAAAAAAAGGTCCATATTTTTCCCGTCATGCAAAACCGATTTTCGCCGCCGGCTGTGTGGTTAAAAAGTCTTCTGGAAAATGATCTTTTAGGCAAAATATTCATGGTGCAAATCTCGTGTTACTGGAACCGCAATGACGGATATTACACGAAAGAATCCTGGCGCGGCACAAAAGCCTTGGATGGCGGCACGTTATTTACGCAGTTTTCGCATTATTTGGACATTATGTACTGGCTTTTCGGCGATATTACGAATATAAAATCCAAATTTGCCGACTTCAATCATTCCGAATTAACCGAGTTTGAAGACAGCGGCATTATAACATTTGAATTTGCGTCGGGCGGCATCGGAAGTTTTAATTTTTCCACCTCGGTCTGGAACGAAAATTTAGAAAGTTCGTTGACCATTATTGCCGAAAAAGGCTCTGTAAAAGTTGGCGGACAGTACATGAATGAAGTGGAAAAATGCATCATCAAAGATTATATTTTGCCAGTGTTGCCCGAAACGAGTCATCCTAATGATTATGGAAGTTTTAAAGGTTCTGCCCAGAACCACCATTACCTCTATCAAAATGTAGTTGATTTTCTTCGCTTCGGAAAGGAAATTCAGACCACGACCTGCGACAGCATTAAGGTTCTGAAAATCATTGAAAATATATACAGCGCTAAAAATTAG
- the rfbC gene encoding dTDP-4-dehydrorhamnose 3,5-epimerase — protein MKIKETPLKDCYIIEPTVFEDDRGYFYEKFNEQKFEELTGMNGHFVQDNVSKSSYGVLRGLHLQKGEHAQAKLVSCLEGKVFDVAVDLRRDSPTFGKWFGVELSAENKLQFYVPRGFGHGFSVLTETAVFAYKCDNFYNKEAEGGVLWSDKDLNINWHLNTEEIILSEKDRIQPSFADGNF, from the coding sequence ATGAAAATTAAAGAAACTCCTTTAAAAGACTGCTACATTATTGAACCCACCGTGTTTGAAGATGACCGTGGCTATTTTTATGAAAAATTCAATGAGCAAAAATTTGAGGAATTGACGGGAATGAACGGCCATTTTGTGCAGGACAATGTTTCGAAATCTTCTTATGGTGTTTTACGCGGCCTCCATTTACAGAAAGGCGAACATGCACAGGCTAAACTGGTGTCCTGTTTGGAAGGCAAAGTTTTCGATGTGGCGGTAGATTTGCGCAGAGATTCGCCGACTTTTGGAAAGTGGTTCGGAGTGGAACTTTCCGCGGAAAATAAGTTACAGTTTTACGTTCCTAGAGGTTTTGGCCACGGCTTTTCGGTATTGACGGAAACAGCCGTTTTTGCTTATAAATGCGATAATTTTTACAACAAGGAAGCTGAGGGTGGCGTTCTTTGGAGCGATAAAGATTTAAACATCAACTGGCATTTAAACACTGAAGAGATTATTCTTTCGGAAAAAGACCGCATTCAACCTTCGTTTGCTGACGGAAATTTTTAA